The Candidatus Eisenbacteria bacterium genome window below encodes:
- a CDS encoding amidohydrolase family protein has translation MATDRIVSADSHVNPPRDLWLRDCPAQFKDRAPRVESGPMGDFWVTDQQITGAIGLDSSAGRKPEDFKPTGLTYKEMRPGAYDPKARLEDMDVDGVDAEVLYFGGPVTQQAADPALRTYVVQRYNDWMVELSKAAPTRLVGLAHIPLLDLDEAQRELRRVAKMGLRGFHLDPFPDERGGKPLWDSAYEPFWSLVEETGLPMSFHIVGPRKANVTETFANPTPGIKETFIAIAPISICETVSTLIFTGILARHPKLRFVLVECGIGWIPYFLERMDQTFNKHRFWTKSVITEKPSTYWYRQGYATFIQDLAGVAERHRAGLRNIMWSTDYPHSDSTWPKSREALANHFKDVPADERALITGGNAAALYGLS, from the coding sequence ATGGCAACCGACCGCATCGTCTCGGCCGACTCGCACGTGAACCCGCCGCGAGACCTGTGGCTGCGCGACTGCCCCGCCCAGTTCAAGGATCGCGCGCCGCGCGTCGAGTCCGGGCCGATGGGCGACTTCTGGGTGACCGATCAGCAGATCACGGGCGCGATCGGCCTCGATTCGTCCGCCGGCCGCAAGCCAGAGGACTTCAAGCCGACGGGACTCACGTATAAGGAGATGCGGCCGGGCGCGTACGACCCCAAGGCGCGCCTCGAGGACATGGACGTCGACGGCGTCGACGCCGAGGTGCTGTACTTCGGCGGTCCCGTCACGCAGCAGGCCGCCGACCCTGCGCTGCGCACGTACGTCGTCCAGCGCTACAATGACTGGATGGTCGAGCTGTCGAAGGCGGCGCCGACGCGGCTCGTGGGGCTCGCCCACATCCCGCTGCTCGACCTCGACGAGGCGCAGCGCGAGCTCCGGCGCGTCGCCAAGATGGGCCTGCGCGGCTTCCACCTCGATCCGTTCCCGGACGAGCGCGGGGGCAAGCCGCTGTGGGACAGCGCCTACGAGCCGTTCTGGTCGCTCGTCGAGGAGACGGGCCTGCCGATGAGCTTCCACATCGTCGGGCCGCGCAAGGCGAACGTCACCGAGACGTTTGCGAACCCGACGCCCGGCATCAAGGAGACCTTCATCGCGATCGCGCCGATCTCCATCTGCGAGACCGTCTCGACGCTCATCTTCACCGGCATCCTGGCCCGCCACCCGAAGCTGCGCTTCGTGCTGGTCGAGTGCGGGATCGGCTGGATCCCCTACTTCCTCGAGCGCATGGACCAGACGTTCAACAAGCACCGCTTCTGGACGAAGTCGGTCATCACCGAGAAGCCGAGCACGTACTGGTACCGGCAGGGCTACGCGACGTTCATCCAGGATCTGGCCGGCGTCGCCGAGCGTCATCGCGCCGGGCTGCGCAACATCATGTGGTCGACGGACTACCCGCACTCGGACAGCACCTGGCCGAAGTCGCGCGAGGCGTTGGCCAACCACTTCAAGGACGTCCCGGCCGACGAGCGGGCCCTCATCACGGGCGGGAACGCCGCCGCCCTCTACGGCCTGTCCTGA
- a CDS encoding YdcF family protein, producing the protein MRARLVAGALVLAGVGWLWLVPALGSFLVVADPLPPTADAIVVLAGSVRDRTLEAATLYRQGLAPRVVVTREALPPGDVALRKAGVALPDSDALARTALEGLGVPASAIVTLRRRAPSTAGEARTIARWACTTGVHQLVVVTSPSHTRRARLILRRALGPRVAVSVQPSTTDTFAGPRWYRVRRDAKIVASEWQKLANHWLHERWTLQSCGGLRRRAG; encoded by the coding sequence ATGCGCGCGCGGCTCGTGGCGGGCGCCCTCGTGCTCGCGGGGGTCGGTTGGCTGTGGCTCGTGCCGGCGCTCGGAAGCTTCCTCGTGGTCGCAGATCCGCTGCCGCCCACGGCCGATGCCATCGTGGTGCTCGCAGGCTCGGTGCGCGACCGGACGCTCGAGGCCGCGACGCTCTACCGGCAGGGGCTCGCGCCACGCGTCGTGGTGACGCGTGAGGCGCTGCCGCCGGGCGACGTGGCGCTCCGCAAGGCGGGCGTCGCCCTCCCCGACTCCGATGCGCTCGCGCGGACGGCGCTCGAGGGTCTCGGCGTGCCGGCGAGCGCGATCGTGACGCTGCGGCGTCGCGCGCCCTCGACCGCCGGCGAGGCACGAACGATCGCGCGCTGGGCGTGCACGACCGGCGTGCATCAGCTCGTCGTCGTCACGTCGCCGTCCCACACGCGCCGCGCGCGGCTGATCCTGCGCCGCGCGCTCGGCCCCCGGGTGGCGGTCAGCGTCCAGCCGAGCACCACCGACACGTTCGCGGGACCGCGCTGGTACCGCGTGCGGCGCGACGCCAAGATCGTGGCGAGCGAGTGGCAGAAGCTCGCCAACCACTGGCTGCACGAGCGCTGGACCCTGCAATCCTGTGGCGGCCTCCGCCGCCGCGCAGGCTAG
- a CDS encoding prepilin-type N-terminal cleavage/methylation domain-containing protein, which produces MRSSRNRGFTLIELLVVVAIVAILAAIAIPQFNYQQRAFDARTVSDLKNAATGQETYFADNFTYSSNCLTLPGFNVSAGVVFSVCNGTATGFVMTATNTSGTKTCTWDSSASPPLSCI; this is translated from the coding sequence ATGCGCTCGAGTCGAAACCGTGGCTTTACGCTGATCGAGCTTCTGGTGGTGGTCGCCATCGTCGCGATTCTCGCGGCGATCGCCATCCCGCAGTTCAACTACCAGCAGCGAGCCTTCGACGCCCGGACGGTGTCGGACCTGAAGAACGCGGCGACCGGTCAGGAGACCTACTTCGCCGACAACTTCACCTACTCGAGCAACTGCCTGACCCTCCCCGGCTTCAACGTGTCGGCTGGCGTCGTGTTCTCGGTGTGCAACGGGACGGCCACCGGGTTCGTGATGACCGCCACGAACACGTCCGGGACCAAGACCTGCACCTGGGACAGCAGCGCGAGCCCGCCCCTCAGCTGCATCTGA
- the grxD gene encoding Grx4 family monothiol glutaredoxin, translated as MSDVLDEIDREVKDHPVVVYMKGTPRFPMCGFSAATVEVLNELGVPYKAVDILAEGAKREGIKAYTKWPTIPQVFVGGKFVGGCDIVREMHAKGELAPLVKAATAAKAS; from the coding sequence ATGAGTGACGTACTGGACGAGATCGACCGCGAGGTGAAGGACCATCCGGTGGTCGTCTACATGAAGGGGACGCCCCGCTTCCCGATGTGCGGGTTCTCGGCTGCCACGGTCGAGGTGCTGAACGAGCTCGGTGTGCCGTACAAGGCCGTCGACATCCTGGCCGAAGGCGCGAAGCGCGAGGGCATCAAGGCGTACACGAAGTGGCCCACGATTCCCCAGGTGTTCGTCGGCGGGAAGTTCGTCGGCGGCTGCGACATCGTGCGCGAGATGCACGCGAAGGGCGAGCTCGCGCCGCTCGTGAAGGCCGCAACCGCCGCCAAGGCATCCTAG
- a CDS encoding BolA family protein — translation MVSTEMVRGRIEQALAGARAEVVDTTGAGDHFEVSVTAPAFRNLGLVDQHRLVYEALGDLMSTIHALSLRTSVP, via the coding sequence ATGGTGAGCACCGAGATGGTGCGCGGCCGCATAGAGCAGGCCCTCGCGGGTGCTCGTGCCGAGGTCGTGGATACGACCGGCGCGGGCGACCATTTCGAGGTGAGCGTGACGGCGCCCGCGTTCCGCAACCTCGGGCTCGTCGACCAGCACCGCCTCGTCTACGAGGCCCTGGGCGACCTCATGAGCACCATCCACGCCCTGTCCCTGCGGACGAGCGTGCCGTGA
- a CDS encoding DUF4215 domain-containing protein, whose protein sequence is MSLRLAGFAAGLALALCAQRALAACAPVTSPNDLCGAAADPCVIDGKDCPVVAGTTLDFGTRAVVLSHSTLDVGTGTMTILAGSVELRPGSGLLGPGGAVVVHTQGTIAVLRQGNTRARIDVADPASADRIELDAGSGAIQIDGVVDARGTNADGIGGSIDLKGSNILVAGDVLGSGGNLGGGGPVSLDATAGIVMSGTIDASGGSGGTLDLEADGPITTTGRIDIRATAAGGDGGLFTVFTLDGSVTLGGKIFMQGDEGTDLEGGGSGGDLNVFSGANLTLAGDFEISGAPPDGLGGDVFFMSMLDTVQTGTIQGQGRGAESDGGNVEFEAHRTLTVGAIDVHGGADPGVEGGGVQAAAWCDVTVPSGIGINAEGAKGEIILQSGRQLTAVGTLSAGERNLLQYLELPPVTSGGTFLPELVVEQNAALTPCGGRPSASCGDGNLDPDEECDDHNTTSCDGCSSVCQIETCGNNRIDCNEQCDDGNTVSGDTCHGDCSRLDNVCGDGITDALEQCDDSNVTRCDATHCSSTCQLEACGNGRVECDEECDPPSAATGCTTECILKPPGCGNHTLDPGEECDDGNTNDGDGCSHQCRNEGCGNGKVDPGEDCDDLNTVGCDGCSPTCHFEACGNGVVDCGEECDDGARNGAPGGHCLPDVCRPGPFCSSGSTDPCIPCAATTDCDPLGACGPAACDAGVCTPIDPPVCDDNDACTGFEVCDPAVGCKSGPALDCDDGDACTDDSCDPATGCSNVPKPTVPLLMCRIAGIRSTVAGAAVTDIAPPLRTKILKALGVVESKIQLGSGSTRRAKKALKAAQKQIGKLISLVAKQRGKKITSIAADAIAQGLQGLLPPILTLQRGG, encoded by the coding sequence ATGTCTCTCCGCCTCGCGGGCTTCGCCGCCGGCCTCGCGCTCGCGCTCTGCGCGCAGCGCGCCCTCGCTGCCTGCGCCCCGGTGACGAGCCCGAACGACCTCTGCGGTGCGGCGGCCGACCCGTGCGTGATCGACGGCAAGGATTGCCCCGTGGTCGCCGGCACGACGCTCGACTTCGGGACGCGCGCGGTCGTCCTCAGCCACAGCACGCTCGACGTCGGCACGGGCACGATGACGATCCTCGCGGGCAGCGTCGAGCTCCGCCCCGGGTCGGGTCTTCTCGGACCCGGGGGCGCCGTGGTCGTCCACACCCAGGGGACGATCGCCGTGCTGCGCCAGGGCAACACGCGCGCACGCATCGACGTCGCCGATCCCGCATCGGCGGATCGCATCGAGCTCGACGCCGGCAGCGGCGCGATCCAGATCGACGGCGTGGTCGACGCACGCGGCACGAATGCCGACGGCATCGGCGGCAGCATCGACCTCAAGGGCAGCAACATCCTCGTCGCGGGCGACGTGCTCGGGAGCGGCGGCAACCTCGGCGGCGGCGGCCCCGTCTCCCTCGACGCGACCGCCGGCATCGTCATGTCGGGCACGATCGACGCCTCGGGCGGCAGCGGCGGCACCCTCGATCTCGAGGCCGACGGTCCCATCACGACCACCGGCCGGATCGACATCCGCGCCACGGCGGCCGGCGGCGACGGCGGGCTCTTCACGGTGTTCACGCTCGACGGCTCGGTCACGCTCGGCGGCAAGATCTTCATGCAGGGTGACGAGGGCACCGATCTCGAGGGCGGCGGCAGCGGCGGGGATCTCAACGTCTTCTCGGGTGCGAACCTGACGCTCGCGGGCGACTTCGAGATCAGCGGCGCGCCGCCCGACGGGCTCGGCGGCGACGTCTTCTTCATGTCGATGCTCGACACCGTCCAGACCGGCACGATCCAGGGCCAGGGCCGCGGCGCCGAAAGCGACGGCGGCAACGTCGAGTTCGAGGCGCACCGCACGCTCACCGTCGGCGCGATCGACGTCCACGGCGGCGCCGACCCCGGCGTCGAAGGGGGCGGCGTGCAGGCGGCCGCGTGGTGCGACGTCACCGTGCCGTCGGGGATCGGGATCAACGCCGAAGGCGCCAAGGGTGAGATCATCCTGCAGTCGGGACGGCAGCTCACGGCCGTGGGCACGCTCAGCGCGGGCGAGCGGAACCTGCTCCAGTACCTCGAGCTGCCGCCGGTGACGTCGGGCGGCACGTTCCTTCCCGAGCTGGTGGTGGAGCAGAACGCGGCCCTCACGCCGTGCGGCGGCCGCCCGTCGGCATCGTGCGGCGACGGCAACCTCGATCCGGACGAGGAGTGCGACGACCACAACACGACGTCGTGCGACGGCTGCTCATCCGTCTGCCAGATCGAGACCTGCGGCAACAACCGCATCGACTGCAACGAGCAGTGCGACGACGGCAACACCGTGAGCGGCGACACCTGCCACGGCGACTGCTCGCGGCTCGACAACGTGTGCGGCGACGGGATCACCGACGCGCTCGAGCAGTGCGACGATTCCAACGTCACGCGGTGCGATGCCACGCACTGCTCGTCGACCTGCCAGCTCGAGGCGTGCGGCAACGGGCGGGTCGAGTGCGACGAGGAGTGCGATCCGCCGAGCGCGGCGACGGGCTGCACCACGGAGTGCATCCTGAAGCCGCCGGGATGCGGCAACCACACGCTCGATCCCGGCGAGGAGTGCGACGACGGCAACACCAACGACGGCGACGGGTGCTCGCACCAGTGCCGGAACGAGGGCTGCGGCAACGGCAAGGTCGATCCGGGCGAGGACTGCGACGACCTCAACACCGTGGGCTGCGACGGCTGCTCGCCCACCTGCCACTTCGAGGCGTGCGGCAACGGCGTCGTCGACTGCGGCGAGGAATGCGACGACGGCGCACGGAACGGCGCCCCCGGCGGCCACTGCCTGCCGGACGTGTGTCGTCCCGGCCCCTTCTGCTCGTCGGGCTCGACCGATCCCTGCATTCCCTGCGCGGCGACCACCGACTGCGATCCGCTCGGCGCCTGTGGTCCGGCGGCGTGCGACGCCGGCGTGTGCACGCCGATCGACCCGCCCGTGTGCGACGACAACGACGCCTGCACGGGCTTCGAGGTGTGCGACCCGGCGGTCGGCTGCAAGAGCGGCCCGGCCCTCGACTGCGACGACGGCGACGCCTGCACCGACGACTCGTGCGACCCGGCGACCGGCTGCTCGAACGTCCCCAAGCCCACGGTCCCGCTCCTCATGTGCCGGATCGCCGGGATCCGCAGCACGGTCGCCGGCGCGGCGGTGACCGACATTGCCCCGCCGCTGCGCACCAAGATCCTGAAGGCGCTCGGCGTCGTCGAGTCGAAGATCCAGCTCGGCTCGGGTTCCACGCGTCGCGCCAAGAAGGCGCTCAAGGCGGCGCAGAAGCAGATCGGCAAGCTCATCTCACTGGTCGCCAAGCAGCGGGGGAAGAAGATCACCTCGATCGCGGCGGATGCGATCGCCCAAGGCCTGCAGGGCCTGCTGCCCCCGATCCTCACGCTGCAGCGCGGCGGCTGA